The following are encoded together in the Cololabis saira isolate AMF1-May2022 chromosome 5, fColSai1.1, whole genome shotgun sequence genome:
- the LOC133444572 gene encoding transmembrane protein 168-like, with amino-acid sequence MWRFVRYCVSRGLRAVSGQGSGAVTWSTLVTWLGYLSGLALVLAPVLALQARWAAPVLALALLVPAAAGLLHARFGLERLGPGMVYLWFGFLLGLLCFQGPEGRGGPGGPGPGERAAGLLLPAGVALRTVWLLLDRVLGTEGKEPLFMRSQKERTRQRPALLTSAEQLVLLGFSAASAALLVPAGLSVAVLVSALAAVMVALRMKVLLALPGLACFAAVAGLQFFPALGVATDPAALACFFSLLLCEPLLDVVFSGLSVTERWQPYLARRALWRRLSLLPLLLLELLFVALAARKPSHSDRWYVLVPGFVLCLVFWAICHTVFVITAWGFHSKLSDCQRLCLSQGPDGTSLDKVMASRGMRHFCLISQRLVLFSLVSTGAVAALCWQASSSIFVSVFLLVLPLESLFHGLFYELGNSLGGTCVGYAVVIPTNYCSPDGQPTLLPPGQVHELNKRSTGMLSSVQRFFAHHMIENHGCDYSTSGVTAEALQARIKAFLELRTADGPRHDTYVVFYSGHTRRCGDWALAGGDALRLPQILDWWREKNGGSCSRLILVLDCEDSLPWVKEVRRVEGPYVAVQGAELARGADVEQQEPPQLGDFTAQWVEYNCNPSSGVQWCRRGRAVSAAYGVSRHWSDYTLHLPTGSDVTSHWSLFFPRVTYPVVQLALWCGSLNLLWICGVCLRCLRRVKLNWFPPAVLDTGQGFKLVRS; translated from the exons ATGTGGCGGTTTGTGCGGTACTGCGTGAGCCGCGGGCTCCGCGCCGTGAGCGGCCAGGGGTCCGGGGCGGTCACGTGGTCCACCCTGGTCACGTGGTTGGGGTACCTGTCCGGGCTGGCCCTGGTGCTGGCGCCGGTGCTGGCCCTGCAGGCCCGCTGGGCGGCCCCCGTGCTGGCCCTGGCCCTGCTGGTGCCGGCGGCCGCGGGGCTGCTGCACGCCCGGTTCGGGCTGGAGCGGCTCGGGCCGGGGATGGTCTACCTGTGGTTCGGGTTCCTGCTGGGGCTGCTCTGCTTCCAGGGCCCGGAGGGGCGGGGGGGCCCGGGGGGCCCCGGCCCTGGGGAGCGGGCCGCAGGACTCCTGCTTCCCGCCGGCGTGGCCCTCAGGACGGTGTGGTTGCTGCTGGACCGGGTCCTGGGGACGGAGGGAAAAGAACCGCTGTTTATGAG GAGTCAGAAAGAGAGGACCAGGCAGCGGCCGGCGCTGCTCACGTCTgcggagcagctggtcctgcTGGGCTTCAGCGCGGCCAGCGCGGCGCTGCTGGTGCCGGCCGGCCTGAGCGTGGCGGTGCTGGTGTCGGCCCTGGCCGCCGTCATGGTGGCGCTGCGCATGAAGGTGCTGCTGGCGCTGCCCGGCCTGGCCTGCTTCGCCGCCGTGGCCGGCCTGCAGTTCTTCCCCGCCCTGGGCGTGGCCACCGACCCGGCGGCGCTGGCCTGCTTCTTCAGCCTGCTGCTCTGCGAGCCGCTGCTGGACGTGGTCTTCAGCGGGCTGTCGGTGACGGAGCGCTGGCAGCCCTACCTGGCCCGCCGGGCCCTGTGGAGACGCCTGTccctgctgccgctgctgctgctggagctgctcttCGTGGCCCTGGCGGCCCGGAAACCGTCCCACTCGGACCGCTGGTACGTGCTGGTCCCCGGGTTCGTGCTGTGCCTCGTCTTCTGGGCCATCTGCCACACGGTGTTCGTGATCACGGCGTGGGGCTTCCACAGCAAGCTCAGCGACTGCCAGCGGCTGTGCCTGTCCCAGGGGCCCGACGGCACGAGTCTGGACAAGGTCATGGCCTCCCGGGGCATGAGACACTTCTGCCTGATCTCCCAGCGGCTGGTGCTCTTCTCCTTGGTGTCCACCGGGGCCGTGGCTGCGCTCTGTTGGCAG GCgtccagcagcatcttcgtgagCGTGTTCCTGCTGGTGCTGCCGCTGGAGTCTCTGTTCCACGGACTCTTCTACGAGCTCGGCAACAGCCTGGGCGGGACGTGCGTGGGCTACGCCGTCGTCATCCCCACCAACTACTGCAG CCCCGACGGCCAGCCCACGCTGCTTCCCCCCGGGCAGGTGCACGAGCTCAACAAGCGCTCCACCGGCATGCTGAGCAGCGTGCAGCGCTTCTTCGCTCATCACATGATCGAGAACCACGGCTGCGACTACTCCACGAGCGGCGTGACGGCGGAGGCCCTGCAGGCCCGGATCAAGGCCTTCCTGGAGCTCCGCACGGCCGACGGGCCTCGCCACGACACCTACGTCGTCTTCTACAGCGGACACACGCGGCGCTGCGGGGACTGGGCGCTGGCAG GCGGAGACGCGCTGCGACTGCCTCAGATCCTGGACTGGTGGCGGGAGAAGAACGGCGGCTCCTGCTCGCGCCTCATCCTGGTGCTGGACTGCGAGGACTCGCTGCCGTGGGTGAAGGAGGTGCGGCGGGTGGAGGGCCCGTACGTGGCGGTGCAGGGGGCCGAGCTGGCCCGGGGGGCCGACGTGGAGCAGCAGGAGCCGCCGCAGCTCGGGGACTTCACCGCCCAGTGGGTGGAGTACAACTGCAACCCCAGCAGCGGCGTGCAGTGGTGCCGGCGGGGCCGGGCCGTGTCCGCCGCCTACGGCGTCTCGCGCCACTGGAGCGACTACACGCTGCACCTGCCCACAGGAAGTGACGTCACCAGCCACTGGAGCCTGTTCTTCCCGCGGGTCACCTACCCCGTGGTGCAGCTGGCGCTGTGGTGCGGCAGCCTGAACTTGCTGTGGATCTGCGGCGTGTGCCTGCGATGTCTGCGCAGAGTCAAGCTCAACTGGTTCCCGCCGGCGGTGCTGGACACGGGGCAGGGATTCAAGCTGGTCCGGTCCTAG